A section of the Telopea speciosissima isolate NSW1024214 ecotype Mountain lineage chromosome 3, Tspe_v1, whole genome shotgun sequence genome encodes:
- the LOC122655194 gene encoding protein NYNRIN-like, translating into MEEIPQGICGPHMNTIILAKKIVRLGYYWATLEADCTTFVKRCHNYQIFANIVHVLPIELHSLRAPWPFSTWGIDIIGKVNPKASNGHKFILVAINYFTKWVKAQSYTVLTVAKVEKFIKENIICRYRVPLDIISDQSTHFWAKADEICTKFSIKRHRSTIYMPQTNAAMEADNKNMKVILQKWQILTRIRLTSFHMHYGLIEHEFTPQLGKLWTL; encoded by the coding sequence ATGGAAGAAATTCCTCAAGGAATATGCGGACCTCACATGAATACAATAATTCTCGCCAAGAAGATAGTGAGGCTGGGGTATTACTGGGCCACTTTGGAAGCAGATTGCACAACTTTTGTCAAGAGGTGTCACAACtaccagatatttgccaacatagTCCATGTCCTGCCAATAGAGCTTCATTCCTTGAGAGCTCCTTGGCCGTTCTCTacttggggcatagatatcataGGGAAGGTCAATCCCAAGGCATCCAACGGGCACAAGTTCATCCTAGTGGCTATCAACTACTTCACAAAGTGGGTCAAAGCACAATCTTATACTGTCTTGACTGTTGCAAAGGTAGAAAaattcatcaaggaaaatatcatCTGTCGATATAGAGTACCTCTAGATATCATATCTGATCAAAGCACACATTTCTGGGCAAAGGCCGATGAAATCTGTACTAAGTTCAGTATCAAGAGGCATAGATCCACAATTTACATGCCACAAACTAATGCGGCAATGGAAGCAGACAACAAGAACATGAAGGTCATATTACAAAAATGGCAGATACTCACAAGGATTAGGTTGACAAGCTTCCATATGCATTATGGGCTTATCGAACATGAATTCACACCTCAACTAGGGAAACTCTGGACTCTCTAG